A genomic region of Mycolicibacterium poriferae contains the following coding sequences:
- a CDS encoding M16 family metallopeptidase, with protein sequence MPRPPATRATALRRGRRGEDTTAAVRRTELSGGLRVVTEHIPSVHSASVGVWVGVGSRDEGRTVAGAAHFLEHLLFKATPNRTAVQIAQAVDAVGGELNAFTAREHTCYYAHVLDSDLALAVDLVADVVLRGRCLVDDVEVERDVVLEEIAMRDDDPEDTLGDVFLSAMFGEHPVGRPVIGSVDSVSAMTRDQLHSFHVRRYTPDRMVVAVAGNVDHDEVVSLVREHFGPHLVRGRTPVPPRKGAGRVSGRPSLQLIRRDAEQTHLSLGVRTPGRHWDHRWALSVLNSALGGGLSSRLFQQIREERGLAYSVYSTVDTFADSGALSIYAGCQPERFDEVVRVTTDVLAEVARDGITADECRIAKGSLRGGLVLGLEDSGSRMHRIGRSELNYGTHRSIPDTLAKIEAVTLEEVNAVARQLLTRQFGAAVLGPVRTKRSLPKPLQTLAD encoded by the coding sequence ATGCCGCGACCGCCAGCAACTAGAGCGACAGCGCTGCGACGCGGGCGCCGCGGCGAGGACACCACCGCCGCGGTGCGCCGCACCGAACTGTCCGGTGGCCTTCGTGTGGTCACCGAGCACATTCCGTCGGTGCACTCCGCGTCGGTCGGGGTGTGGGTCGGTGTGGGGTCCAGGGACGAAGGCCGCACCGTCGCCGGTGCGGCCCACTTCCTGGAGCACCTGCTGTTCAAGGCGACGCCGAACCGCACGGCGGTGCAGATCGCGCAGGCGGTCGACGCCGTCGGTGGTGAGTTGAACGCCTTCACCGCCCGTGAACACACCTGCTACTACGCGCATGTGCTCGACTCGGACCTTGCGCTGGCGGTCGACCTGGTCGCCGATGTCGTCTTGCGCGGGCGATGCCTGGTCGACGACGTCGAGGTCGAGCGTGACGTGGTGCTCGAGGAGATCGCCATGCGCGACGACGATCCCGAGGACACCCTCGGTGACGTCTTCCTGTCGGCGATGTTCGGTGAGCATCCCGTCGGCCGGCCGGTGATCGGCAGCGTCGACTCGGTTTCGGCGATGACCCGTGACCAGTTGCACTCCTTCCACGTGCGCCGCTACACCCCTGATCGCATGGTGGTCGCCGTCGCGGGCAACGTGGACCACGACGAGGTCGTGAGCCTGGTGCGTGAGCACTTCGGACCGCATCTGGTGCGGGGCCGCACCCCCGTTCCGCCGCGCAAGGGTGCCGGCCGGGTCAGCGGTCGTCCGTCGCTGCAGCTGATCCGGCGCGACGCCGAGCAGACCCATCTGTCGCTGGGCGTGCGGACGCCGGGTCGGCACTGGGATCACCGTTGGGCGCTGTCGGTGCTCAACAGTGCGCTCGGTGGGGGGCTGAGTTCCCGTCTGTTCCAGCAGATTCGGGAGGAGCGCGGGCTGGCGTACTCGGTGTACTCCACGGTGGACACCTTCGCCGACAGCGGTGCGCTGTCGATCTACGCCGGGTGTCAGCCCGAACGGTTCGACGAAGTCGTGCGGGTGACCACCGATGTGCTGGCCGAGGTGGCGCGTGACGGCATCACCGCCGACGAGTGCCGCATCGCGAAGGGGTCGCTGCGCGGTGGTCTGGTGCTGGGTCTGGAGGATTCGGGTTCGCGGATGCACCGGATCGGGCGTAGTGAGCTCAATTACGGTACTCACCGCAGCATCCCCGACACCTTGGCCAAGATCGAGGCGGTGACGCTCGAGGAGGTCAACGCCGTTGCCCGCCAACTGCTCACGCGCCAGTTCGGCGCCGCTGTGCTGGGCCCGGTGCGCACCAAACGCTCGCTGCCCAAACCGCTGCAGACTCTGGCGGACTGA
- the ald gene encoding alanine dehydrogenase, with product MRVGIPTEIKNNEYRVAITPAGVSELVRHGHDVLIQAGAGEGSAITDDDFTRAGAQMVDGADAVWADAELLLKVKEPIEPEYSRMRKGQTLFTYLHLAASKPCTDALMASGTTSIAYETVQTADGALPLLAPMSEVAGRLSAQVGAYHLMRTQGGRGVLMGGVPGVAPARVVVIGGGMAGDNAAAVAWGMGAHVTVFDLNINILRKIDAEYGGAIETRYSSRLDLEDAVKQADLVIGAVLVPGAKAPKLVLNSTVAEMKAGAVLVDIAIDQGGCFEDSRPTTHDDPTFRVHDTVFYCVANMPGAVPSTSTYALTNATMPYVLKLADKGWRDACRADSALAKGLSTHEGALLSEQVAADLDLPFTDPAHALR from the coding sequence ATGCGTGTCGGAATTCCGACCGAGATCAAGAACAACGAGTACCGCGTCGCGATCACCCCGGCGGGCGTCTCCGAATTGGTGCGCCACGGCCACGACGTGCTGATCCAGGCCGGCGCAGGCGAGGGCTCGGCGATCACGGACGACGATTTCACCCGCGCCGGCGCCCAGATGGTCGACGGAGCCGACGCGGTGTGGGCCGACGCCGAGCTGCTGCTCAAGGTCAAGGAGCCGATCGAGCCCGAGTACTCCCGGATGCGCAAAGGGCAGACACTGTTCACCTATCTGCATCTGGCCGCCTCGAAACCGTGCACCGACGCACTGATGGCCTCCGGCACCACGTCGATCGCCTACGAGACGGTGCAGACTGCCGACGGAGCGCTCCCGCTGCTGGCCCCGATGAGTGAGGTCGCGGGCAGGCTCTCCGCTCAGGTCGGCGCCTACCACCTGATGCGCACCCAGGGCGGACGCGGCGTCCTGATGGGCGGGGTGCCCGGCGTCGCTCCGGCCAGGGTGGTGGTCATCGGCGGCGGCATGGCCGGCGACAACGCCGCCGCTGTGGCCTGGGGCATGGGCGCGCACGTCACCGTGTTCGATCTGAACATCAACATCCTGCGCAAGATCGACGCCGAGTACGGCGGCGCCATCGAGACGCGCTACTCGTCGCGGCTCGACCTGGAGGACGCCGTCAAGCAGGCCGACCTGGTCATCGGCGCGGTGCTGGTGCCCGGCGCCAAAGCCCCCAAGCTGGTGCTGAATTCGACCGTGGCCGAGATGAAGGCCGGTGCCGTCCTGGTGGACATCGCGATCGACCAGGGCGGGTGCTTCGAGGACTCCCGCCCCACCACGCACGACGATCCCACCTTCCGCGTGCACGACACGGTGTTCTACTGCGTGGCCAACATGCCTGGCGCGGTGCCGAGTACGTCGACCTACGCGCTGACCAACGCGACCATGCCGTACGTGCTCAAGCTGGCCGACAAGGGTTGGCGCGACGCGTGCCGCGCCGACTCCGCGCTGGCCAAGGGCCTGTCCACCCACGAGGGCGCGCTGCTGTCCGAGCAGGTCGCCGCGGACCTGGACCTGCCGTTCACCGATCCGGCGCACGCGCTGCGCTGA
- a CDS encoding HTH-type transcriptional regulator AldR, translating into MPAESSADEPGRPQPPKDVRTVALDDIDRRILTALHADARMSNSALADLVGIAASTCHGRVRRLQEAGVIRGFYADIDPAAIGLTLQAMISVSLQFNARGKIRDFIAQIRAKPQVMDVYFLAGADDFILHVAARDTDDLRAFVVENLNADADVAGTQTSLIFEHLRGASPL; encoded by the coding sequence ATGCCAGCAGAATCGTCGGCCGACGAGCCCGGCCGACCGCAGCCGCCGAAGGATGTTCGGACCGTTGCTCTCGACGACATCGACCGTCGCATCCTCACCGCACTGCACGCCGACGCGCGGATGTCCAACAGCGCGCTGGCCGACCTGGTCGGCATCGCCGCCTCGACGTGCCACGGACGGGTGCGCCGGTTGCAGGAGGCCGGCGTGATCCGCGGCTTCTACGCCGACATCGACCCCGCCGCGATCGGCCTGACGCTGCAGGCGATGATCTCGGTCAGCCTGCAGTTCAACGCGCGCGGCAAGATCCGTGACTTCATCGCCCAGATCCGGGCCAAGCCGCAGGTGATGGACGTGTACTTCCTGGCCGGTGCCGACGACTTCATCCTGCACGTCGCCGCGCGCGACACCGACGATCTGCGGGCGTTCGTCGTGGAGAACCTCAACGCCGACGCCGATGTCGCCGGGACGCAGACGTCACTGATCTTCGAACATCTGCGCGGCGCCTCTCCGCTGTAG
- a CDS encoding IS5 family transposase has translation MWSCDPKPDRRRRYRSDLSDTAWARIARFLVSKHPRGGRPCPPQRWREYLDAILYVLRTGCAWWHLPHDFTVSWSAAHIHFLRWCRNGTWARILTTVRGEVRTRSGRRRRPTAAVVDSSSVKASPVAGPRGFDGAKKVDGVKRHVLVDSGGVLVAAVVTAANVADRAAFPTLLHKAKRIAPTISHVWVDKGYTGQAVTSAAARAGVTVDVVSGPKPGRGFIVQPRRWVVERTNGWINHCRRLDRHYEVTLKAHEGFLYLSQIALLLRRLDRTQLFDTL, from the coding sequence TTGTGGTCATGTGACCCGAAACCTGATCGGCGCCGCCGGTACCGCTCCGATCTGTCCGATACCGCGTGGGCGCGCATCGCCCGCTTCCTCGTCTCGAAACATCCCAGAGGTGGGCGGCCCTGCCCACCGCAGCGGTGGCGCGAGTACCTCGACGCCATCTTGTATGTGCTGCGCACCGGGTGCGCGTGGTGGCATCTGCCGCACGACTTCACCGTGTCGTGGTCAGCGGCGCACATACACTTCCTGCGCTGGTGCCGCAACGGCACATGGGCGCGAATCCTGACCACGGTCCGCGGCGAGGTCCGTACCCGCTCCGGCCGCCGCAGACGACCCACCGCGGCCGTCGTTGATTCCTCCAGCGTCAAGGCGTCCCCGGTGGCCGGGCCGCGCGGGTTCGACGGGGCAAAGAAGGTCGATGGCGTCAAACGTCATGTGCTCGTCGATTCCGGCGGCGTTCTGGTCGCCGCCGTCGTCACCGCTGCCAACGTCGCCGACCGCGCGGCATTCCCCACGCTGCTACACAAGGCAAAACGCATCGCCCCGACCATCAGCCACGTGTGGGTGGATAAGGGCTACACCGGTCAGGCCGTGACCAGCGCCGCGGCCAGGGCCGGTGTCACAGTGGACGTGGTGTCCGGGCCGAAACCCGGCCGCGGGTTCATCGTCCAACCGCGACGCTGGGTGGTCGAACGCACCAACGGCTGGATCAACCACTGCCGACGACTCGACCGCCACTACGAAGTCACCCTCAAAGCACACGAAGGCTTCCTCTACCTCAGCCAGATCGCCCTACTGCTACGCCGACTCGACCGCACCCAGTTGTTCGACACGCTTTAG
- a CDS encoding hydrogenase maturation nickel metallochaperone HypA yields the protein MHELSLCHAIAGVVTSHAEGRPVEVVRVRVGALRQVVPDSLLFCWSIVRDHEGLGAAELQIESVSAAVECGVCGATSDIASRFSVCCPACGSGSVEVIRGEEFLVTSIDVRNHDEVVEHGAGRG from the coding sequence GTGCACGAGTTGTCGCTGTGTCATGCGATCGCCGGAGTCGTGACATCGCATGCCGAGGGACGACCGGTCGAGGTCGTCCGGGTGCGGGTGGGTGCGCTGCGGCAGGTGGTCCCGGACTCGCTGCTCTTCTGCTGGAGCATCGTGCGTGACCATGAGGGGCTGGGTGCCGCGGAGTTGCAGATCGAGTCGGTGTCCGCCGCAGTGGAGTGCGGCGTGTGTGGCGCGACATCGGACATCGCGTCGCGCTTCTCGGTGTGTTGCCCGGCGTGCGGCAGCGGCTCCGTCGAGGTGATACGTGGTGAGGAGTTCCTGGTGACGTCGATCGATGTGCGCAACCACGACGAGGTCGTCGAGCATGGGGCCGGTCGTGGGTAG
- a CDS encoding YchJ family protein, with protein sequence MQPDGLCPCGSGEVFGRCCLPLHLGERQAHTADELMRSRYSAYVAGDADYLWRTWHPRTRPEDVAVGAVTWSRLEIVDRVGGGVDDDAGEVEFLAHHRAGVLHERSRFSRRAGRWFYVDGDIDG encoded by the coding sequence GTGCAACCCGATGGCCTCTGTCCCTGCGGAAGCGGCGAGGTGTTCGGACGCTGCTGTCTGCCGCTACACCTGGGCGAGCGGCAGGCGCACACCGCCGACGAGCTGATGCGCTCGCGGTACAGCGCCTACGTCGCCGGCGACGCCGACTACCTGTGGCGCACCTGGCACCCCCGCACCCGCCCGGAGGACGTCGCAGTCGGCGCCGTCACCTGGTCGCGTCTGGAGATCGTCGACCGAGTCGGTGGAGGCGTCGATGACGACGCGGGCGAGGTGGAGTTCCTGGCCCACCACCGCGCCGGGGTGCTGCACGAGCGCTCGCGCTTCAGTCGCCGAGCTGGGCGCTGGTTCTACGTCGACGGCGACATCGATGGGTGA
- the hypB gene encoding hydrogenase nickel incorporation protein HypB, which translates to MGRFHRHDDGTVHEHDGGTVHSHGSDLVHSHAGDTVHEHDGTDQHGDHSGYATATERVDVLQAIFSENDLRASINREAFESNGVRALNLMSSPGSGKTTVLAATLDELAGELAVGVIEGDIATDLDAARLSGRGAQISLLNTDNGFGGECHLDAPMVNRALAGLELDALDLVIIENVGNLVCPAEFDVGEHAKAMVYSITEGEDKPLKYPVMFRAVDVVLLNKIDLAPYLDADVATYTERIRQVNPTATVLAVSARTGEGMADWFAWLRRFAAEI; encoded by the coding sequence GTGGGTAGGTTTCATCGCCACGATGACGGCACCGTGCATGAGCACGACGGCGGAACCGTGCACAGCCACGGCAGCGACCTCGTGCACAGCCACGCCGGCGACACCGTGCACGAGCACGACGGCACCGATCAGCACGGCGACCACAGCGGCTACGCCACCGCCACCGAGCGGGTGGATGTTCTCCAGGCCATCTTCTCCGAGAACGACCTCCGCGCATCGATCAATCGGGAAGCCTTCGAATCGAACGGAGTTCGAGCACTGAACCTGATGAGCTCGCCCGGTTCCGGCAAGACCACGGTGCTGGCTGCCACCCTCGACGAACTAGCCGGCGAGCTGGCCGTCGGGGTCATCGAGGGAGACATCGCCACCGACCTGGACGCCGCGCGGCTCTCCGGACGCGGCGCGCAGATCTCACTGCTGAACACCGACAACGGATTCGGCGGTGAATGCCACCTCGACGCACCGATGGTCAACCGCGCTCTTGCCGGTCTCGAGCTCGACGCACTGGATCTCGTCATCATCGAGAACGTCGGGAACCTGGTGTGCCCCGCCGAATTCGACGTCGGCGAACATGCCAAGGCGATGGTGTACTCGATCACCGAAGGCGAGGACAAGCCGCTGAAGTACCCGGTGATGTTTCGCGCCGTCGATGTGGTGCTGCTCAACAAGATCGATCTGGCGCCGTATCTGGACGCCGACGTCGCGACCTACACCGAGCGGATCAGACAGGTGAATCCGACCGCCACCGTGCTGGCGGTCAGCGCCCGCACCGGAGAGGGCATGGCCGACTGGTTCGCCTGGTTGCGGCGCTTCGCCGCCGAGATCTGA
- the bla gene encoding class A beta-lactamase has translation MTSLSRRRLMVGGLSVTALAACGRAEPPVRDDPPVRDDPTSPVAPTDPRIEALERREGIIVGLHAVDLPTGRRLAHRAKDRFAMCSTFKGYAAAAVLSRVDRGLLALTDTVTIAPAELVTYSPVTEPRLGQPMTLAELCQAAVQQSDNSAANALLRVLGGPPAITEFARSIGDEVSRLDRWETALNSAVPGDLRDTSTPVALGTGYRALLAGDALGGSSRQTLQDWMQANETSSMRAGLPGWSTADKTGSGDFGTANDVGIAYGPQGQQLLLSIMTRSAGDDPEAPSRRDLIGELAALVATDLYDGQ, from the coding sequence ATGACATCTCTGTCACGTCGGCGTCTGATGGTGGGCGGCTTGTCGGTGACCGCGCTCGCCGCGTGTGGTCGTGCCGAGCCCCCTGTCCGCGACGATCCTCCTGTTCGTGACGACCCCACTTCGCCGGTTGCGCCCACCGACCCCCGGATCGAGGCGCTCGAGAGGCGCGAGGGGATCATCGTCGGGCTGCACGCCGTGGACCTACCCACCGGCCGCCGGCTCGCGCACCGTGCCAAGGACCGTTTCGCGATGTGCTCGACGTTCAAGGGTTACGCCGCGGCAGCTGTGCTCAGCCGCGTCGACCGTGGGCTGCTGGCACTGACCGACACCGTGACGATCGCGCCCGCGGAGCTGGTGACGTATTCGCCGGTGACAGAACCCCGGCTGGGTCAACCGATGACGCTGGCCGAGTTGTGCCAGGCCGCGGTGCAGCAGAGCGACAACAGCGCGGCCAACGCCCTGCTGCGCGTGCTCGGTGGTCCGCCCGCGATCACCGAATTCGCGCGCTCGATCGGGGACGAGGTGTCGCGGCTGGACCGCTGGGAGACGGCGTTGAACTCGGCCGTGCCGGGCGATCTCCGCGACACCAGCACGCCGGTGGCGTTGGGCACCGGCTACCGCGCACTGTTGGCCGGTGATGCGTTGGGCGGGTCGAGCCGTCAGACCCTGCAGGACTGGATGCAGGCCAACGAGACGTCGAGCATGCGGGCCGGCCTGCCCGGGTGGTCCACCGCCGACAAGACCGGCAGCGGCGATTTCGGCACCGCCAACGACGTGGGGATCGCATACGGACCGCAGGGCCAGCAGTTGCTGTTGTCGATCATGACCCGTTCTGCCGGCGATGATCCGGAGGCGCCGAGCCGGCGCGACCTGATCGGCGAGCTGGCGGCCCTGGTGGCGACCGATCTGTATGACGGGCAGTAG
- a CDS encoding RNA-guided endonuclease InsQ/TnpB family protein, with the protein MARHTTFRLCLDPTVEQCEVLARHAGASRFAFNQCLRIVKTSLSGRRTDPGTTVPWTVFDLINTFNGWKKTEDAGRVFAVDADGGVEVVVTGLSWRGDVCQQVFEEAAVDLGKGLAAWSDSRSGKRKGRRVGFPRFKKKTGDIPSFRLRNKHPKGKPAAIRIGDNDRPRSLTLPGIGQIAVHDDTRRLRRMLAKDRAKILFATLSRHGGRWWIALNVEAADLHSAHQHPPRRDDGGGWVGVDRGLSAFLVAATVDGTEVARIDDAPKALAAGIAHQRRLSKSLSRKKKGSRNRKDAAARLGRHHHRVANVRRHFLHQVSGELVKTHDRIVIEDLNVTGMLRNHRLARAISDASWSEFARLLRYKQAWRAGQLIEADRWYPSTRLCPECGDIDSSMTLADRVFTCGCGHTADRDANAARNLARWGQGHQHDTSTDPRTPKQRGRAAKARRRDGAGQHPRVGETSPNDAGTDVHTAPAA; encoded by the coding sequence ATGGCGCGCCACACCACGTTCCGGCTCTGTCTCGACCCCACGGTCGAGCAGTGTGAGGTGCTGGCCCGTCATGCCGGGGCGTCGCGGTTCGCGTTCAACCAGTGCCTGCGGATCGTCAAAACCAGCCTGTCTGGCCGGCGAACCGACCCGGGCACCACGGTGCCGTGGACGGTTTTCGACCTGATCAACACCTTCAATGGGTGGAAGAAGACCGAGGATGCCGGCCGGGTGTTCGCTGTCGATGCCGACGGTGGCGTCGAAGTGGTGGTGACAGGCCTGTCTTGGCGGGGCGATGTGTGCCAGCAGGTGTTCGAGGAAGCCGCCGTTGACCTGGGTAAAGGGTTGGCGGCATGGTCTGATTCGCGCTCGGGCAAGCGCAAAGGCCGCCGCGTCGGGTTCCCACGGTTCAAGAAGAAAACCGGCGACATCCCGTCGTTTCGGCTGCGCAACAAGCACCCCAAGGGTAAACCCGCCGCGATCCGTATCGGCGACAACGACCGGCCCCGTTCGCTCACGCTGCCCGGCATCGGCCAGATCGCCGTCCATGACGACACCCGCCGACTGCGACGCATGCTCGCCAAGGACCGGGCCAAGATTCTGTTCGCCACCCTCAGTCGTCACGGGGGCCGGTGGTGGATCGCACTCAATGTCGAGGCCGCCGATCTGCACTCAGCTCATCAGCACCCACCCCGCCGCGACGACGGTGGCGGCTGGGTGGGGGTGGATCGCGGCCTGTCGGCGTTCCTGGTCGCCGCGACTGTAGACGGCACCGAGGTCGCCCGCATCGATGACGCCCCCAAGGCGCTGGCCGCCGGCATCGCTCATCAGCGGCGGTTGTCGAAGTCGTTGTCTCGCAAGAAGAAGGGATCACGAAACCGCAAGGATGCCGCGGCCCGGTTGGGGCGGCATCATCATCGTGTCGCCAACGTGCGCCGCCATTTCCTGCACCAGGTGTCGGGCGAGCTGGTCAAGACCCACGACCGGATTGTCATCGAAGACCTCAACGTGACCGGAATGCTGCGCAACCATCGGCTGGCCCGCGCCATCTCCGACGCCAGCTGGTCGGAGTTCGCGCGGCTGTTGCGGTACAAGCAGGCGTGGCGGGCCGGGCAGCTCATCGAAGCCGACCGGTGGTATCCATCGACCCGTCTGTGCCCTGAGTGCGGGGACATCGACAGTTCGATGACCTTGGCGGATCGGGTGTTCACCTGCGGATGCGGGCATACCGCCGACAGAGACGCCAACGCCGCGCGGAATCTGGCCCGCTGGGGCCAGGGCCACCAGCACGACACCTCAACCGATCCCCGGACCCCCAAGCAACGGGGCCGGGCCGCCAAAGCCCGCCGACGGGACGGCGCTGGCCAACACCCTCGTGTTGGTGAAACCAGCCCGAATGACGCGGGAACCGACGTTCACACCGCACCCGCGGCCTGA
- a CDS encoding DUF4334 domain-containing protein, translating to MLMLADVLPDTPTTTDDALQRYDALPAVEPEFMIGTWHGAEVPTAHPLDGMLAASGWWGKQFRDAETVHPLLFPTSDGSALWPLNPALAFGGLGVATKVPGVKNRNFAGTIAALRPILAARGAKARLRTTRYRGVDTATMIYDQLPINDVFRKLDDQTVLGAMDLRGIRRPYFFLLRRDDSLPVV from the coding sequence ATGTTGATGCTCGCCGACGTTCTGCCCGACACTCCGACGACCACCGACGACGCGCTGCAACGCTACGACGCACTGCCTGCCGTGGAACCGGAGTTCATGATCGGGACCTGGCATGGTGCCGAGGTACCCACGGCTCACCCGCTGGACGGCATGCTGGCCGCAAGCGGCTGGTGGGGCAAGCAGTTCCGCGACGCCGAAACCGTGCACCCCCTGCTGTTCCCCACCTCCGACGGCAGCGCGCTGTGGCCCCTCAATCCCGCTCTCGCGTTCGGCGGTCTCGGCGTCGCCACCAAGGTTCCCGGGGTGAAGAACCGCAACTTCGCCGGCACCATCGCCGCGCTGCGTCCGATACTAGCGGCGCGCGGTGCCAAGGCCCGGCTGCGCACCACCCGCTACCGCGGCGTGGACACCGCGACCATGATCTACGACCAGCTCCCGATCAACGACGTCTTCCGTAAGCTCGACGATCAAACCGTTTTGGGCGCAATGGATCTGCGCGGCATCAGGCGGCCGTACTTCTTCTTGCTGCGGCGCGACGACTCACTACCCGTCGTCTAA